Below is a genomic region from bacterium.
CGCGGAAAAGTGGTCGTGGATCGCTCGGATCGCGCGCTCACTTTCACCCGACTGCCCATCATCGAAGACGTACCGGCGGAACAAGACTATTTCAATCGCGAGCGGGTCGAACGCGAACACGCCGGGCGCGGGCTGGTCGTCTACAGCGACATCGGGGTTTACGCGTATCGGCGCGAGTTCTTGTTGAAGTATCCGGAACTCGCGAGGACCCCATTCGAGCAGGCCGAGCGGCTCGAACAGCTGCGCGCGCTGGAACACGGCTACCAGATCTCCGTGCCGACGGTGGTCCACCGGGCGCTCGAGGTCGATACGCCCGAGGATGTGCGACGCGTCGAGGAGGCGCTCGCGCGCGAGAATCAGCGCAGCAACTGAGTCTGTGCGACGAGGCAACTTCCACCCCCAAACCCGCTTGCGCACGGGTTTTCCACAGGCCGGTCCGAAATCGGACTTTGACGAAAGCCTCCGTGTGTCTTACTCCTGTCGCAGCCCTGACGGAGCGTAAATGGAACGTAAGACAAAGTTCATCTTCGTAACTGGTGGGGTACTGTCCTCTCTGGGCAAAGGTCTGTCCTCAGCGTCGATCGGCGCCCTGCTCGAAGCGCGCGGCCTGAGGGTCGATTTTCTCAAGCTCGACCCGTATCTGAACGTCGATCCGGGAACCATGAACCCGATGCAGCACGGTGAGGTCTACGTCACCGATGACGGTGCCGAGACCGATCTCGACCTGGGCCATTACGAGCGCTTTGCTCAGGTCACGCTCAGCCGCAAGAACAATCTGACGGCCGGTCGGGTTTATGAGCAGGTGATCCAGAAGGAGCGCGAAGGCAAGTACCTCGGTGCGACCGTACAGGTGATTCCGCACGTCACCGACGAGATCAAAGAACACATCGTCGGGCTTAGCGGTGAGACCGATGTTCAGATCGTCGAGGTCGGCGGTACGGTGGGCGATATCGAATCCCTGCCTTTCCTCGAGGCGATTCGCCAGCTGCGCTCCGACATCGGGCGCGAAAATGTCTTGTACATTCACATCGCGCTCGTTCCCTACGTGAGCAGCGCCGGTGAACTGAAAACCAAGCCGGTGCAGCACAGCGTGAAAGAGTTGCGCTCGATCGGTATCGCGCCCGACATCCTCCTGTGTCGCACGGACCGCTATCTGCCGCGATCCGTGAAGAACAAGCTGGCGCTGTTCTGCGACGTCGATGAAGACGCGGTCATCACTGCGAAAGACGTCGATACCATCTACGATCTGCCGCTGGTGTTCCACGGCGAGGGCCTGGACGACAAGATCGTGAGTCTCCTGAACATCTGGACGGGCCAGCCGAATCTCGAGCGCTGGGAGCGTCTCGTAGCGGTGCTCAAGAATCCCGACTCGCGCGTGCGCATCGCCATGGTGGGCAAGTACGTCGAGTTGACCGAATCGTACAAGAGTTTGAACGAGGCTCTCACGCACGCGGGCGTGGCGCATTCGGTGGGCGTCGATATCGAGTACGTGGATTCCGACAAGCTGGCCGGCGCCGCACTCGACTCCCTGGGGAGCGTGGATGGCATCCTGGTTCCGCACGGTTTCGGCTCGCGCGGCGCAGAGGGCAAGATCCAGGCGATCCAATACGCGCGGGTCAACCAGATCCCGTACTTTGGCATCTGCTACGGCATGCAGTGCGCGGTGATCGAAGGCGCGCGCAATCTGGCGGGACTCTCGGGTGCGAGTTCGATCGAGATCGATCCCAAGACTCCGCATCCGGTCATCGATTTCATGCCCGACCAGCGGCACGTCGCCGAGACCGGGGGCAGCATGCGTCTGGGGGCCTATCCCTGTCGCATCGTTCCGGACACTCTGGCGGCGCGGGCCTACGGTCGCACGGAAGTCTCGGAGCGGCATCGTCACCGCTACGAAGTGAACTCAGACTACCGCGAACGCCTCGAAGAGGCGGGTCTGGTGATCTCCGGTATTTCGCCCGACGGGCGGCTCGCGGAGATCGTTG
It encodes:
- a CDS encoding CTP synthase; the encoded protein is MERKTKFIFVTGGVLSSLGKGLSSASIGALLEARGLRVDFLKLDPYLNVDPGTMNPMQHGEVYVTDDGAETDLDLGHYERFAQVTLSRKNNLTAGRVYEQVIQKEREGKYLGATVQVIPHVTDEIKEHIVGLSGETDVQIVEVGGTVGDIESLPFLEAIRQLRSDIGRENVLYIHIALVPYVSSAGELKTKPVQHSVKELRSIGIAPDILLCRTDRYLPRSVKNKLALFCDVDEDAVITAKDVDTIYDLPLVFHGEGLDDKIVSLLNIWTGQPNLERWERLVAVLKNPDSRVRIAMVGKYVELTESYKSLNEALTHAGVAHSVGVDIEYVDSDKLAGAALDSLGSVDGILVPHGFGSRGAEGKIQAIQYARVNQIPYFGICYGMQCAVIEGARNLAGLSGASSIEIDPKTPHPVIDFMPDQRHVAETGGSMRLGAYPCRIVPDTLAARAYGRTEVSERHRHRYEVNSDYRERLEEAGLVISGISPDGRLAEIVEYADHPWFLACQFHPEFKSTPFEPHPLFREFIGAAVRQHRGGA